TCTCCGCATCCCACTGCACGTGTCGCCGCGGGCGCAAACAACACCGTCCGGGCGAGCCACAACCATCGGTTGTGCACCTGCATAATGCTTCGGTGGATACCGAGGCGGTGCGATCGTTCGTCCGCGCGGCCGAGCTCGGGCAGCTGCAACATGCCGCCGACGAGCTCGGTGTGACGCAGCAGGCCGTGTCGAAGCGGATCGCCACTCTCGAACGCGAACTCGACGTCCGGTTGTTCACCCGCACCGCCCGAGGGGTCGAGCTGACGCTCGACGGTCAGGCCTTCCTCCCGCACGCCCGGACCATCGTCGCGGGTGTCGATCGCGCCGTCGCCGCGATCAGACCAGGCTCACGGGCCCTTCGGATCGACGTTCTCGGCCTGCGATCCGCGCAGGCCGTCGTGCTGCACGACTACTGGCGGTCGCACCCGGAAACCGACCTGGACGTGGTGACCCTCAGGGTCAACGACCCGCGCGCGGTCGTCGCCGCCGTCCAGGCCGGCGATATCGACGCCTCGTTCCGCTCGGTCACCGACCCGGCCACCCTGCCGCGCGACGTGCAGATGATCCACGCGTTCGACTCGCCGACGGAGCTGCTCGTCGGCCCGAGGCACCCGCTCGCCGCCGCACGAACACTGACACCAGCCCAACTGCGCCGGCACCGAATCTGGGTGCCGGGTATCGCGCCGCGTAGCGAATGGGCGGATTTCTACGACCAGCTCGCCGCCGACTTCGACCTCCGCATCGACGCGGCGGGCCCGAACTTCGGCAACGAGGTACTCCTCGACATCCTCGCGGACTCCACCGACGTGGCAACCCTCGTGGGCTCGCGTGACCGGTACATCTGGCCGACGAACCACGATCTACGCCGCATTCCGATCGTGAATCCGACGCTCGCGTACCCGCTCTCGCTCATCCTTCCCCGAGCGAATCCACACCCAGGGCTCCGGGCGATCATCGACCACTTCGCGAGCCTGGCACCGCCGCCCGCGGCGACCTGGCGCCCGTCCTGGGCGATGGCACCACGCCACCGCGATGCGGTGGAGGGGGACGCCTCCGCGGCGGCCTCGGCCTAATCGTTTCCGCGCAGCAGGCCCAGCAGCCCGGGAAAGCGCTGTTCCACATCGTCGTAGCGGAGCGTGACCAGTCGACGGATGCCGTCGACGCGCGTGCGGATCAGGCCGGCTTCGCGCAGCACCTTGATGTGGTGCGACAGCGTCGACTTGCCGATGGTGACGCCGGTCTCCTTGAGGACGTCACTGCCGCACGTCCAGTCCCCCGCGGCGTCGAAGGCGCGCACGAGCGTGAGCCGCACCGGGTCGGCAAGCACGCTGAGCACGACGTCGATCGTCACGGTCTCGATGGCAGGTTCGGTCACCTCGGTCACGAGACGAAGCCTAGCCAGATCTTGCAGAAAGTTCGACTCTCGTCGTACTGTTCGACGCAGCTCGAACCGTACGATGCAGATCGAACATTGGATGGATCATGAAAGCGATCGTCTACCGCGACACCGGCGGCCCCGACGTCCTCCAACTCGTCGAGCGTGACCGGCCCACGCCCAAACCCGGTGAAGTCCGCGTCCGGGTCGCCGTGTCCGGGGTCAACCCGACCGACTGGCAGGCCCGCTCCGGAAGAGCCCACCGCAAGCTGTTCCCCGAGATCACCCCACATCTCGACGGCGCCGGCGTGGTCGACGCCGTCGGTGACGGGGTCGACCCGGGCCGGGTCGGCCAGCGTGTGTGGCTGTTCATGGCCGCCGCCGGGCGGCCCACCGGCACCGCCGCCGAGTTCACCGTCGTACCCGCCGAGCAGGCCGTGCCGCTGCCAGACGAGGCCGGTTTCGACGTCGGCGCCTCGCTCGGCGTCCCCGCGCTCACCGCCCACCGCGCACTCACCGTCGCCGAGGACGGGCCACGCCGCCTGCATCCCGGCGCACTTGACGGCACGGTGGTGCTCGCGGCCGGCGGGGTCGGCGCGGTCGGGCACGCGGTGATCCAGCTCGCCCGCTGGGCCGGCGCCACCGTGATCAGCACGGTCAGCGGCCCGGAGAAGGCCAAGCTGGCCACCGCGGCCGGAGCCCACCACACCATCAACTACCGCGAGGGCGACCCAGCCGCCGCCATCCGTGCGATCGCCCCTGACGGCGTCGACATCGTCGCCGAGGTGGCGCTGGGCGCGAACCTGGCTCTGGACCTGGCCGTGCTGCGTACGCGCGGCACGATCGCGACGTACGCCAACGAGGGCGGACATGCGGTCGAGCTGAACGTGGGGCAGAACCTGGTGCTGAACACGCGCCTGCAGTTCCTGGTGCTCTTCACGGCCGGCCCGCAGGCGCGCGCCGCAGCCGTCGAGGACGTCGCCGCCGCGATCCGTGACCGCGCCCTGCCGGTCGGCGAGGAACACGGCCTGCCAATGCACCGCTTCCCGCTGCACCGCACCGCGGACGCGCACCGAGCCGTGGAGACCGGCGCGGTCGGCAAGGTACTGGTGGACGTCACGCCCTGAAGCTCAGCCAGCCACCGCATCTCCGACTCGCGTCGGTGCGGCTGGTGGATGTCCAGGCTCCCGGTCACGCCGCTCCCACACCGACGATGCCCTCGAACGCCAAGCCGGCAACGCGCAGGCCCTGGCCTCCACTGGTCAGGGCTTGCGGGCCACCGCGCCGTAAATGGAGGCGTCGGCCAGGGACGGCCGCTGCTCCGGTGGCACCTGCGGCCGCCACTCGGCGACCGGAACGATGCCCGGCTCGGCCAGCTCCAGGCCGGTGAAGAACCGGGCGAACTCGGCGCGGTCGCGGGGCACGGCGTCCTGCTTCATTCGGCCGGAGGCGAATTCGGCGTACATCCGCTCGACGATCTCGGTGGGGATGTAGTCGGTGGTGAAGTGGGTCAGCGCCAGCCAACTGCCCGACGGCAGCGCGTCGAGCAGCCGGGCGACGTGCTCGTGCGGGCGGTCGTCGTCGGTGAGGAAGTGCGTCACGGCGACCAGCACCAGGGCCACCGGCCGGGACAGGTCCAGTGTGGCGTGCAGCTGTGGATCGGCCAGGATCCGCTCCGGGTCGCGCAGGTCGGCGTCCAGGTAGGCGGTGACGCCCGCCGGGTTGCTGGTCAGCAACGCCCGGGCGTGGACCAGCACCATCGGGTCGTTGTCGACGTAGACCACGCGGGAGTCGGCGGCGACGGACTGGGCGACCTCGTGGGTGTTGTCGGCGCTCGGGATGCCGGTGCCGATGTCGAGGAACTGCCGGATGCCGGCCTCCTCGGCGAGGAACCGGACCGCCCGGCCGAGGAAGGCCCGGTTTTCCCGAGCAAGGGTGCGCACCCCCGGATAGACGGCGGCGATCTGGTCGCCGGACTCCCGGTCGACGGCGAAGTTGTCCTTGCCGCCCAACCAGTAGTTGTAGCGGCGGGCCGGGTGCACGACGCTGGTGTCGATCCGGTCCGAAGGTGATGGCGTCGTCATGTGACCTCCCCAGGTCGACCGCCACCGATCGTAGGGGAAGAACGCCGACGTGGTGGCCCCGCGCCAGCCCGGTCAGTCACCCGGCGCACACACGGCGCTGGCGCGGCATGACTATTGACCGTCATCACTGTATGTCAGTACCGTGATGCGGGCAGCGAGAAAGCGCTTTCCGACCCTCACCGTCCGACAGGGAGCGCCCCCATGCCCCGATACCTCCGCGCGTTCTGCCTCGCCCTGCTCGCCGTCGCCACCGTGGTGAGCACCACCACCGCACTGCCCGCCGAGGCCGCCCCTCGCTTCCGGGTGCTGGTCTTCTCCAAGATCACAAACTTCTACCACGACTCCATTCCGGCCGGCGTCGCCGCCATCCAGCAGCTCGGCGCCACCCACAACTTCGAGGTCGTCGCCACCACCGACGCGGCAGCGTTCACCGATGCCAACCTCGCCACCTTCGACGCGCTGGTCTTCAACAACACCAACTCCACCCCCGCCTCCGGGGACCTGCTCAACGCCAGCCAGCGGGCGGCGTTGCAGACGTTCGTGCGCAACGGCGGCGGCTGGGCCGGCCTGCACGCCGCCTCGGCCAGCGAACGCGACTGGCCGTGGTACGAGGGCCTGGTCGGCACGATCTTCGACTACCACCCCGACTTCTCCGCCACCGGCGGCACCTTCCCCGGCCGGGTCAAGGTGCTCGACCGGGCGCACCCCTCGACGCGCAACCTGCCGGAGCTCTGGGAGCAGAGTGAGGAGTGGTACAACTGGCGGACCAACCCGACCGGCAACGTGCACACTCTGGCGCAGATCAAGGTGCGGGACGGCATAAACGGGCTGGACGAGGGCGTCGACCACGCGTACTCCTGGTGTCAGCGCTACGACGGCGGCCGGTCCTGGTTCACCGCAGGTGGGCACGCCAGCTCCCAGTTCAGCACACCGACTTTCCTGGAGCACCTGCGCTACGGCATCGAGTGGGCCGCCGGCGCGGTCGCCGGTGACTGCTCCGCCACCGAGACCGGCAACTTCGAACGGGTGGGGCTGGTCACCGAGAACTTGGCCGACCCGTTCGAGCTGGCCGTGGGCCCGGACCGGAAGGTCTACTACATCCAGCGCACCGGCGCGTTGAAGGTGGTCAACTCCGACACCCTTCAGGTCACCACGCTGCTGGACTTCGCGTACACCTCGGCGATGACCGACCAGTCCGACGGGCTGCTGGGGATGACACTGGACCGCAACTTCGCCAGCAACGGCTGGGTCTACCTGCTCTGGTCGGACAAGACCCTCAAACAGCTCAACCTGTCCCGGTTCACGGTCGCCAACAACAGCGTGGCCCTCGCCTCGGAGAAGCGCCTGCTGACCATCCCCACCTACCGCGGTGAGGGCCGGGCCAACTCGCACATGGGCGGCTCGCTGGCCATGGACGCGGCCGGCCGCCTCTACGCCGCGATCGGCGACAACACCGACCCGTTCGCCTCCAGCGGCTACACCCCGATCGACGAGCGCAGCGGCCGGGCCGCCTGGGACGCCCAGGGCACCGCCGGCAACACCAACGACCTGCGCGGCAAGATCCTGCGGATCACCCCGCAGTCCGACGGCACCTACACCGTGCCCAGCGGCAACCTCTTCGCGGCCGGCACCGCGCGGACCCGGCCCGAGATCTACGCGATGGGGATGCGCAACCCGTTCCGGATCACCATCGAGCCGCAGACCAACGCGGTGCTGGTGGCCGACTACGGCCCGGACGCCCGCGCCGCCGACCCCAACCGGGGTCCGGAGGGGACGGTCGAGTTCAACCGGATCACCAGCGCGGGCAACTACGGCTGGCCGTACTGCGTGGGCAACAACATCCCCTTCAACGACTACAACTTCACCACCAGCACCTCCGGGCCGAAGTTCAACTGCTCCGCACCGGTGAACAACTCCCCCAACAACACCGGCCTCAGCACACTCCCGGGGGCCAGGTCAGCTCTGGTCTGGTACGCGTACTCCGCCTCCAGCCAGTTCCCCGAGGTGGGCACCGGCGGCGGCGGGCCGATGAGCGGGCCGGTCTACGACTACGACCCGACCAACACCCGCACCACGAAGTTCCCGGAGTACTTCGACGGCAAGTGGATCACCTACGAGCTGACCCGCAAGTGGTTCAAGACGCTCTCCGTCCACCGGACGGCCCAGACCTTCACCAACGCGCGCTTCGGCCCGACCGCCGTGGGCGACCTCCAGTCGATCAACGGGATCTTCGACAACATCAGCTGGATCCAGCCGTTCGAGGCGGAGTTCGGCCCGGACGGCTCGCTCTACGTCATCGACTTTGGCGAGGGCACCGGCAGCGGGCGCGGCGGCAGCAACGCCGGCGCCGGCATCTACCGGATCGACTACGTGGCCAACGGGCGGCCACCGACCGCGAAGATCGCCGCCACTCCGGACAGCGGGCGCACGCCGCTCACCGTGGCCTTCTCCTCGGCGGGGTCGACCGCCGGTGACGGGTCGCCGCTCGGCTACGCCTGGGACTTCACCAACGACGGCACCACCGACTCCACCGCGGCCAATCCGAGCCACACCTACTCGGCCGCCGGGAAGCACACCGCCCGGCTGACTGTGCGCAACAGCGGCAATGGGCTGACCGTCAGTGCCGTCACCGACGTGGTGGTCGGCAACACCAGGCCCACGGTGACCATCACCGTGCCCGACGGCGGGTTCTTCGACTTCGGCGACAAGATCCCGTACACCGTGACGGTCACCGACCCGGAGGACGCCACCATCGACTGCGCCAAGGTGACCGTGCAGACGCAACTCGGCCACGACTCACACGCCCACCCGCTGGACGTGTACACCGGCTGCTCGGGGCTGCTGGCCACCGAAGCGGACGCCGGCGACGGGCACGGGCCGGGGCAGAACCTCTACACGGTGGTCACCGCGCAGTACACCGACGGCGGCGCGGCCGGCGGCGTACCGGCGTTGACCGGCTCGACCCGGGCGCAGCTACAGCCCAAGAGCAAGGAGGCCGAGCACTTCAGCGCCCAGTCCGGCCTCGTCGTGAACGACCGGCCCACCGCCCGCGCCGGCAAGCGGCTCGGCGACGTCGACCACAACGACTGGGCGGCGTACGGGCCGGTGGACCTGCGCAACGTCGGCTCGGTGACGCTCGGGGTGACCAACGGCGGGCTCGGCGGCGACATCGAGCTACGTACCGGCTCACCCACCGGCACCCTGATCGGTAAGGCCACCATCGGCTCGACCGGCGGATGGGACAACCTGGTCTCCCCCACCGTCACGTTGACCAACAAACCCGCCGGCACCACCATCCTGTACGCCAGATTCGTCAACGCCGCGCAGGTCGGCGGCACCCCGGACCTGCTCTCGCTGGACTGGCTGCGGTTCAACGGGGCCGGCGTCAAGCAGGAGCCCGGCGGGACGCTGTCGCTCGCGGCCAACCCGGGCAGCGGCACCGCGCCGCGGACCACCACCCTGACCGCCACCGCAACAGCGCCGTCCGGGCAGAGCATCACCGACTACGTGTGGGACTTCGGTGACAACAGCGCCAGCACGCACGGTGCGACGCTGCGGTCGACGGCGCACACCTACAGCCGCAAGGGGACCTTCACCGCCCGGGTGACCATCACCTACACCAGCGGGGAGACCCGCTCGGCCAACCTGACCATCACGGTCACCTGACCGGTGACATGACGGTGGGGCGGTGCCCATCGGCACCGCCCCACCGCCAACACTGGTTACTGCCAGGCGCTCTGTTGCGTGTAGACGAGATTGCCGGGAATGACCGTGCCGTTGGTGCTCAGCTCGGTGTAGGCCCAGAAGTCACCCTCGGGCAGCGGCTTGTTCGGCTTCAACGTGAATCCGTGCGTCGCACCGCGCTCCGCCGTGGATGGGAGCGTCAGCGTGGCGCCCGAATACTTGGCGTTTTGGCCGATGATGGCGTGGCTCAGCTGGAAGTCGACGACCGGGCCACCGGGGAACTGTGCGAACACGTACGCGGTGTAGCGCCCCGGCTCGGGCAGGAACTTGTACGCCTGCTCCGCGCTGGTCCAGTACCTGTCACTGCTGTAGATCAGCTTGTCGCCCTTGTACAGGTAGAGGTCGAGGTTCGTGTTCGGGTCGTCGGTGTTGGTTTCGACAATGATGCCGGCGGTGTTCGCCGGCACCGTGAAGTCGACCTTCTTCACTCCGGTGGCGTTCGGGTCGAACACGCCGCCATAGACGCCGGCCGGCATCGAGTACGACTCGCGCTGCACCGGCGTGTAACCGGTGCTGCGGCCGGCAAGTGGTCCGGTGAAGCCGGGCTGGATCGAGCCGGACGCACCGTTGGCCATCCGGCCGAACTCCTCGCCGTCGTCAGCGTACGGTCGGGGCGTGATCCCCCACGGACGGGCGGCGACCGGGATCCGGGCGCTGTGGGCCTTGCCGCGCCAGCCGATCGACCCGGTCACGTACCGGTCCCAGGGCGCGCTGCCCCGGCGCAGGGTGATCGTCACCTTCGCGGACCGACCCGGCTCCAGCGTCACCGATTCCGGCGACACGGTGACCTTCATGCCGGCCAGGCCGGACACCGACGAGCGGTAGGTCTCCCGCGCCTTGCCCACGTTGGTCAGGGTGCGGGTGATTGTCACCGGGCGGGTCCCGTCGTACTCCCGCAACGAGATGGCCGGCAGGTTGAGTTCCTTGCCGTCCGGCGCTGCCGTCTCACTGAAGGCGAGCAGCTCCGCCGCCGTGGGCTCGATGACCAGGCCCGGGTCCTTGGCACCGGCCAGGTTGATGAATCCGCTGCCCTGCTCCAGAGGGCTGCTGGTGCCGACCGTGTCGGTGGCGGTGGTCCGCAGCGCCGAGGCGACACTGCCCGGTGACCAGTTCGGGTGCGTGGCCCGCAGCACCGCCGCCGCGCCGGCCACGTACGGCGAGGCCATCGAGGTGCCCGAGTACGCGTCGTACTGCCGCCCGAAGTTGCCCGCTGGTGAGACCGCGGCGATGATGTCCGCCCCCGGCGCGACCAGGTCCGGCTTGAAGACGCCGAGGGTCACCTTGTCCGGTCCGGTGGAGGAGAAGTCCGCGACGCTGGGTACGCCGGGGACGCTGGAGCCGTCACCGCCGGTGCGCAGAGACACCTTCGCGTCGGTGGGGTGGCGCATCAGGTAGTTGAACAGCGTGCCGGCCTGCTTCTCGGTCGGCAGGTAGACGACCGGGAAGTTGTAGATCGAGTTGATCCGGTAGTTGCCGACGGGGTCGAACACCAGCATCGCCGCCCCGCCCTTGGCCTTGATCTCGGCGGCGGAGTTGAACGTGTTGGACAGCGCGCAGGCGACCACCTTGCCCTTGATCTTGGCAGGGTCGAGGCTGCCCGGTTCGCAGTACACCGCGCCCAGATCCGGCGATCCGGCCTGTTCGCCGAAGACCATCGGCCGCGAGTCGCCGCCGGGCAGCGCGTCCAGTGAGCCGCCGATGAGGTTCGTGCCGTCGCCCAGCTTGACGGTCGCCTCGTCGAGGTTCGTCACCGCCGCGCCAACCGTGGTCACCCAGGGCGCCGCGTTGCTGATCGCCCCGCTCACGATGCCGGTGTTGCCGGCCGACGCCGCCACGAAGACTCCCGCCAGCGTGGCGTTGAGGAAGGCGACGCCGATGGGGGTGTTGGCTTCCCAGTCGCCGAGATCGCTGCCGATCGAGAAGTTCAGGACCTGCACGCCGTCGGCGACGGCGGCGTCGATTCCGGCGATGATGTCGGCGTCGAAGCCCATGCCGCCCCAGAGCACCTTGTAGACGGCGATCTGAGCGTCCGGCGCGACCCCGGAGACGGGATCGAAGCGCCGACCGTCGATCGTGACGTCCGAGACCGGCAGACCGGCCGCGGTGGAAGCGGTGTGCGTGCCGTGCCCGGCCATGTCGCGGGGAGAGAGCACCTCGCCCTCGGGCACCGAGCCTCCGCCCGCCAGCCACGTGTCGGCGAAGTACCTGGCGCCGACGATCTTGCCGTTGCAGTGCTCGGCCACGAAGGCCACACCGGTCTGGCAGGTGCCGTGCCAGGTCGCGGGGGCGGGCATCTTCTTGGCGAACGACGCGCTCTCCGGCCAGATGCCGGTGTCCAGAACGCCGATCACCGTGCCCGCGCCCGTGCCGGGGCCAGACTTGACCGGCTTGACCGGCTTACCGGCGGGACCTCCCGCCGGGGCCTGGGCCGGCGGGGCCGGAGTGGTGGCGGCCGGGGCACCGGCGGCCGGCGGCGCGGCCGGCGGCGGCGTCGGAGTGCCGAGGGCCCGTGCGGCGGTGACCGCGCGGACGCGCTTGTCCGCCCGCAGGGTGGTCACCTGCTGGGCGGTCAGCTTCGCCGAGAACCCGTTGAACGCGGTCGCGTACGCCGCGTTGACCTTCACCCCGGCGGCGGCGGCAACGGCTGCCCGCTGCGCGTCGAGGTGTCCGCGGTAAGCCCGCGACGGCGCCGACGTCACGTCCAGCCGGTTGCCCGACTCCGGACGGGTTCGCGCCAGCCCGGAAACACCGCCGGCGTACGAGGTCAGGGGGGCCTCGGCCAGTTCGACGATGTACTGACCCGAACCGGTCTCGTCCATCGTGGCCCGCTGGCCGGCCGAGTCCTTGCCACCGGGTCGACGGTCGGCCCCGTCGGTCAGCGTGACCCTCTTGTCGTTCTCGCCGGTGAAGTAACCGGCCGTACCGCTGCCGTTGCCCGACGGCCCGACGGGGGCCGCCGACGCCGACCCCGCGACACCGGTTGTGCCGGTGACCAGGGCGAAGACCAACGTCGGTATCGCTAGTCTTCGCAGCCTGTTTCCGCTCGTGCTTGTAGCCACGAGGCTCCTTTCGATGGCTCCATTGCGGAGCTGTTCTCCTCGATCACGACCCGCCTGTGGGAGCGCTCCCCCACCTAAGCCGCCAAGGGTTAATCCACGGTTTGGGCAGTGTTACGGATCGCTGGTGCGTATAAGATCATGTTCTGTCAGCCGCGACTAGATCGTCTTTCCCCGGCGTTGCCCAGGTGCCGTGCCCACGAGCGTCGGCCGGCCTGGTGGCACATCGGGCAGGGTCCACGACGCGGACCCGCCGTGGGTCCCGGCTATCGGGATGGCAGAACCTGTTCGAGTACGTGGCCCCGACGAACACCTGACGCGCGTGCTCTCGCCTGCCATCGCCCCTCGGTGCGCTGGACGTCGATGGGGTGCTTGAAGGCACGTGAGATCGCATCGGAGGTGATGGCGGCCTCGGCTCGACCGCTGGCAACGGCGAGACCCTCGCAGATGAGCAGCGCGTGCGTGGTCGTCGCAGGCAGCTCCTCCAGATGATGGGTGACGATGACCGAGGCAAGGTCGGGAGTTGTGCTGACCACGTACGCGATCGTCTCCAGCAGTTGCTCGCGGGCGGCGACGTCGAGACCCGTGGTCGGCTCGTCGAGCAGGAGCAGTTGTGGGTCACCGGCCAGGGCTCGGGCGATGAGGACGCGCCCTCGTTCTCCTTGAGATAGGACGGGCCATGCCGCTGAGCGGCGGTGAGCCAGGCCGACCGAGGCGATGAGCGAGTCGGCCTTCTCGACCTGTTCCGCGGTGGGTGTCCACCGCAGGGGCGTCTCGATCGTGCCGGTGATGCCGGTCAGGACAACCTCGAGCACTGAAAGCGGCGACCGGAGCGGGTGGCGGGGATCGACGTGGCCGATGTCGCGCCGCAGCGCCTGAAGTTCCACGCGCCCGAGTCGCTGCCCGAGCACCCGGACGACGCCGGAGGTTGGATGGGCCCACGCTCCGCAGAAATTGAGGAGCGTGCTCTTGCCAGCGCCGTTCGGGCCCAGGAGCGCCCAGTGCTCGCCTCGGCGGACCGTGAAACTGAGGCCGCGGATAATGAGGTCGTCGCCACGCAGGAAGGTGACGTCCTCCAACTCCAGGACGGCGTCCGTCACGGGAGGTCCTCCTGAGGTGAGAGGAGATGCATGCGGGTGAGGGTCGCGGTCTCGGCGACGTGTGCGCCGCGCGGCGGCCACGCCGCCGCCTCTCCCTCGATAGCGAGGCGGGCCTCGACCACTGCGCTGAGGTCTGCCCGACGCAGGACCAGATCCCAGTCCACGGCCATGATCATACTCCTCTGCCTGCCTGCGGAGTTGTGCTGACTGGTCCGATTGCGTACGCCCATGAGCGCGCTGCGATGATCAGCCGATGGAGTTCGTGCTCGACCCACCGCATGGGGTGGGCCCGCTTTCGCTCGGAATGACGTTCGACGAGGCCCGCGGAGCGCTCGAAACGCTCGGTCGGCTGACACCGACCACCCATGGCGAACTGTTCCTGCACCTGCCGAGCGGGCTGAGTTTCAGCGTGGGGTTCGGGGTCGGGCCGACACGGGGCCGGGTCAACGCGATCGAGGTGTGGCGTCCACATGAGCAGGACGTGGTGCGGTACCGCGACGTCGACGTCTTCGGGCTGCCCGCGCTAAAGGTCGTGGAGCGCCTACGACACCACGTCGACATCGTGCCGAACGAGGACGACGACGGGTTCACCGCGCGAAGGCTGTACCTCGCGCTGTGGCGGCCGTTCGCCGAGGACGACGATCCGGACGAGGAGCAGG
The nucleotide sequence above comes from Micromonospora luteifusca. Encoded proteins:
- a CDS encoding LysR family transcriptional regulator, whose product is MDTEAVRSFVRAAELGQLQHAADELGVTQQAVSKRIATLERELDVRLFTRTARGVELTLDGQAFLPHARTIVAGVDRAVAAIRPGSRALRIDVLGLRSAQAVVLHDYWRSHPETDLDVVTLRVNDPRAVVAAVQAGDIDASFRSVTDPATLPRDVQMIHAFDSPTELLVGPRHPLAAARTLTPAQLRRHRIWVPGIAPRSEWADFYDQLAADFDLRIDAAGPNFGNEVLLDILADSTDVATLVGSRDRYIWPTNHDLRRIPIVNPTLAYPLSLILPRANPHPGLRAIIDHFASLAPPPAATWRPSWAMAPRHRDAVEGDASAAASA
- a CDS encoding ArsR/SmtB family transcription factor; its protein translation is MTEVTEPAIETVTIDVVLSVLADPVRLTLVRAFDAAGDWTCGSDVLKETGVTIGKSTLSHHIKVLREAGLIRTRVDGIRRLVTLRYDDVEQRFPGLLGLLRGND
- a CDS encoding NADPH:quinone reductase, producing MKAIVYRDTGGPDVLQLVERDRPTPKPGEVRVRVAVSGVNPTDWQARSGRAHRKLFPEITPHLDGAGVVDAVGDGVDPGRVGQRVWLFMAAAGRPTGTAAEFTVVPAEQAVPLPDEAGFDVGASLGVPALTAHRALTVAEDGPRRLHPGALDGTVVLAAGGVGAVGHAVIQLARWAGATVISTVSGPEKAKLATAAGAHHTINYREGDPAAAIRAIAPDGVDIVAEVALGANLALDLAVLRTRGTIATYANEGGHAVELNVGQNLVLNTRLQFLVLFTAGPQARAAAVEDVAAAIRDRALPVGEEHGLPMHRFPLHRTADAHRAVETGAVGKVLVDVTP
- a CDS encoding SAM-dependent methyltransferase translates to MTTPSPSDRIDTSVVHPARRYNYWLGGKDNFAVDRESGDQIAAVYPGVRTLARENRAFLGRAVRFLAEEAGIRQFLDIGTGIPSADNTHEVAQSVAADSRVVYVDNDPMVLVHARALLTSNPAGVTAYLDADLRDPERILADPQLHATLDLSRPVALVLVAVTHFLTDDDRPHEHVARLLDALPSGSWLALTHFTTDYIPTEIVERMYAEFASGRMKQDAVPRDRAEFARFFTGLELAEPGIVPVAEWRPQVPPEQRPSLADASIYGAVARKP
- a CDS encoding ThuA domain-containing protein, which codes for MPRYLRAFCLALLAVATVVSTTTALPAEAAPRFRVLVFSKITNFYHDSIPAGVAAIQQLGATHNFEVVATTDAAAFTDANLATFDALVFNNTNSTPASGDLLNASQRAALQTFVRNGGGWAGLHAASASERDWPWYEGLVGTIFDYHPDFSATGGTFPGRVKVLDRAHPSTRNLPELWEQSEEWYNWRTNPTGNVHTLAQIKVRDGINGLDEGVDHAYSWCQRYDGGRSWFTAGGHASSQFSTPTFLEHLRYGIEWAAGAVAGDCSATETGNFERVGLVTENLADPFELAVGPDRKVYYIQRTGALKVVNSDTLQVTTLLDFAYTSAMTDQSDGLLGMTLDRNFASNGWVYLLWSDKTLKQLNLSRFTVANNSVALASEKRLLTIPTYRGEGRANSHMGGSLAMDAAGRLYAAIGDNTDPFASSGYTPIDERSGRAAWDAQGTAGNTNDLRGKILRITPQSDGTYTVPSGNLFAAGTARTRPEIYAMGMRNPFRITIEPQTNAVLVADYGPDARAADPNRGPEGTVEFNRITSAGNYGWPYCVGNNIPFNDYNFTTSTSGPKFNCSAPVNNSPNNTGLSTLPGARSALVWYAYSASSQFPEVGTGGGGPMSGPVYDYDPTNTRTTKFPEYFDGKWITYELTRKWFKTLSVHRTAQTFTNARFGPTAVGDLQSINGIFDNISWIQPFEAEFGPDGSLYVIDFGEGTGSGRGGSNAGAGIYRIDYVANGRPPTAKIAATPDSGRTPLTVAFSSAGSTAGDGSPLGYAWDFTNDGTTDSTAANPSHTYSAAGKHTARLTVRNSGNGLTVSAVTDVVVGNTRPTVTITVPDGGFFDFGDKIPYTVTVTDPEDATIDCAKVTVQTQLGHDSHAHPLDVYTGCSGLLATEADAGDGHGPGQNLYTVVTAQYTDGGAAGGVPALTGSTRAQLQPKSKEAEHFSAQSGLVVNDRPTARAGKRLGDVDHNDWAAYGPVDLRNVGSVTLGVTNGGLGGDIELRTGSPTGTLIGKATIGSTGGWDNLVSPTVTLTNKPAGTTILYARFVNAAQVGGTPDLLSLDWLRFNGAGVKQEPGGTLSLAANPGSGTAPRTTTLTATATAPSGQSITDYVWDFGDNSASTHGATLRSTAHTYSRKGTFTARVTITYTSGETRSANLTITVT
- a CDS encoding S8 family serine peptidase gives rise to the protein MATSTSGNRLRRLAIPTLVFALVTGTTGVAGSASAAPVGPSGNGSGTAGYFTGENDKRVTLTDGADRRPGGKDSAGQRATMDETGSGQYIVELAEAPLTSYAGGVSGLARTRPESGNRLDVTSAPSRAYRGHLDAQRAAVAAAAGVKVNAAYATAFNGFSAKLTAQQVTTLRADKRVRAVTAARALGTPTPPPAAPPAAGAPAATTPAPPAQAPAGGPAGKPVKPVKSGPGTGAGTVIGVLDTGIWPESASFAKKMPAPATWHGTCQTGVAFVAEHCNGKIVGARYFADTWLAGGGSVPEGEVLSPRDMAGHGTHTASTAAGLPVSDVTIDGRRFDPVSGVAPDAQIAVYKVLWGGMGFDADIIAGIDAAVADGVQVLNFSIGSDLGDWEANTPIGVAFLNATLAGVFVAASAGNTGIVSGAISNAAPWVTTVGAAVTNLDEATVKLGDGTNLIGGSLDALPGGDSRPMVFGEQAGSPDLGAVYCEPGSLDPAKIKGKVVACALSNTFNSAAEIKAKGGAAMLVFDPVGNYRINSIYNFPVVYLPTEKQAGTLFNYLMRHPTDAKVSLRTGGDGSSVPGVPSVADFSSTGPDKVTLGVFKPDLVAPGADIIAAVSPAGNFGRQYDAYSGTSMASPYVAGAAAVLRATHPNWSPGSVASALRTTATDTVGTSSPLEQGSGFINLAGAKDPGLVIEPTAAELLAFSETAAPDGKELNLPAISLREYDGTRPVTITRTLTNVGKARETYRSSVSGLAGMKVTVSPESVTLEPGRSAKVTITLRRGSAPWDRYVTGSIGWRGKAHSARIPVAARPWGITPRPYADDGEEFGRMANGASGSIQPGFTGPLAGRSTGYTPVQRESYSMPAGVYGGVFDPNATGVKKVDFTVPANTAGIIVETNTDDPNTNLDLYLYKGDKLIYSSDRYWTSAEQAYKFLPEPGRYTAYVFAQFPGGPVVDFQLSHAIIGQNAKYSGATLTLPSTAERGATHGFTLKPNKPLPEGDFWAYTELSTNGTVIPGNLVYTQQSAWQ
- a CDS encoding ABC transporter ATP-binding protein, which gives rise to MTDAVLELEDVTFLRGDDLIIRGLSFTVRRGEHWALLGPNGAGKSTLLNFCGAWAHPTSGVVRVLGQRLGRVELQALRRDIGHVDPRHPLRSPLSVLEVVLTGITGTIETPLRWTPTAEQVEKADSLIASVGLAHRRSAAWPVLSQGERGRVLIARALAGDPQLLLLDEPTTGLDVAAREQLLETIAYVVSTTPDLASVIVTHHLEELPATTTHALLICEGLAVASGRAEAAITSDAISRAFKHPIDVQRTEGRWQARARASGVRRGHVLEQVLPSR